The proteins below come from a single Agromyces flavus genomic window:
- a CDS encoding class II 3-deoxy-7-phosphoheptulonate synthase — MVQLVEPIVNADPSVIAGLDYWRTLPIKQQPSWPDPEAAHAASAELATLPPLVFAGEVDMLRDRLAAASRGEAFLLQGGDCAETFAGATADQIRNRVKTVLQMAVVLTYGASMPVVKMGRMAGQFAKPRSSDTETRGDVTLPAYRGDIVNGYDFTPESRAADPSRLLQGYHMAASTLNLIRAFTQGGFADLRQVHAWNQGFAANPANVRYEKLAREIDRAVKFMDACGADFDELKRTEFYTGHEGLLMDYERPMTRIDSRTGTPYNTSAHFIWIGERTRELDGAHVDFLSRVRNPIGVKLGPTTTPEVMLELVEKLDPNREPGRLTFITRMGAGKIRDALPPLLEAITRSGANPLWVTDPMHGNGITTPTGYKTRRFDDVVDEVKGFFEAHRAAGTHPGGIHVELTGDDVTECLGGSEHIDEETLATRYESLCDPRLNHMQSLELAFLVAEELAAR; from the coding sequence CGGCGTCCGCTGAACTGGCGACGCTGCCGCCCCTCGTGTTCGCCGGCGAGGTCGACATGCTCCGCGATCGCCTGGCGGCCGCATCGCGCGGCGAGGCCTTCCTCCTGCAGGGCGGCGACTGCGCCGAGACCTTCGCGGGGGCGACCGCCGACCAGATCCGCAATCGCGTGAAGACCGTGCTGCAGATGGCGGTCGTGCTGACGTACGGTGCGTCGATGCCCGTCGTGAAGATGGGGCGGATGGCGGGCCAGTTCGCCAAGCCCCGCTCGAGCGACACCGAGACCCGCGGCGATGTCACGCTGCCCGCCTACCGCGGCGACATCGTGAACGGGTACGACTTCACGCCCGAATCGCGGGCGGCCGACCCGTCACGCCTGCTGCAGGGCTACCACATGGCGGCGTCCACGCTGAACCTGATCCGCGCGTTCACGCAGGGCGGCTTCGCCGACCTGCGCCAGGTGCACGCCTGGAACCAGGGCTTCGCCGCCAACCCCGCCAACGTCCGGTACGAGAAGCTCGCGCGCGAGATCGACCGGGCCGTGAAGTTCATGGACGCGTGCGGCGCCGACTTCGACGAGCTCAAGCGCACCGAGTTCTACACGGGCCACGAGGGCCTGCTCATGGACTACGAGCGCCCGATGACGCGGATCGACTCGCGCACCGGCACGCCGTACAACACGTCGGCGCACTTCATCTGGATCGGCGAGCGCACGCGCGAGCTCGACGGCGCGCACGTCGACTTCCTCTCCCGAGTGCGCAACCCGATCGGCGTCAAGCTCGGCCCGACCACGACCCCCGAGGTCATGCTCGAGTTGGTCGAGAAGCTCGATCCGAACCGCGAGCCGGGGCGACTCACGTTCATCACACGGATGGGCGCGGGGAAGATCCGCGATGCGCTGCCTCCGCTGCTCGAGGCGATCACACGCAGCGGCGCGAATCCGTTGTGGGTGACCGACCCGATGCACGGCAACGGCATCACGACGCCCACCGGCTACAAGACGCGGCGCTTCGACGACGTGGTCGACGAGGTCAAGGGGTTCTTCGAGGCGCATCGTGCGGCGGGCACGCACCCGGGCGGCATCCACGTCGAGCTCACGGGCGACGACGTCACCGAGTGCCTCGGCGGCTCCGAGCACATCGACGAGGAGACGCTCGCCACCCGGTACGAGTCGCTGTGCGACCCGCGACTGAACCACATGCAGTCGCTCGAGCTGGCGTTCCTGGTGGCCGAGGAGCTCGCGGCGCGCTGA
- the pknB gene encoding Stk1 family PASTA domain-containing Ser/Thr kinase yields MIGRLIDGRYQVRSRIARGGMATVYLATDLRLERRVAIKVMHGHLADDNTFKTRFVQEARSAARLAHPNVVNVFDQGQDADMAYLVMEYLPGITLRDLLKDYKRLTPEQTVDILDAVLAGLAAAHKAGIVHRDLKPENVLLADDGRIKLGDFGLARAASANTATGQALLGTIAYLSPELVTRGVADARSDIYALGIMAYEMLTGEQPYVGEAPMQIAYQHANESVPAPSTRTPSVPAELDEIVLWATSRDPDERPADARIMLERLRELEPALRAAHPRTAAGDTAVIGAIDAAPTAETRVLASTGRLVAPAGTAVDDGGDTGDAVTLARTSSARRRRGYWLLALVLLLTGLAAGTGWYFGAGPGSLATVPDTTGMLPDTATQVLQEAGFEVEPAERNDPLIPAGQVSGTDPEDGALARRGSTVQLFVSLGPQILDVPQVVGLPEADARTALEAFAVAEDSAKQFSADVAAGAVIAVLDGDGAPIPATYPERGAITLVVSVGPVPPVEGLAVGEAETRLKDAGLVVEYADPQFSNEVAIDVVITADWLDDPMNPGDTVRLTVSKGPDLIEVPNVVTGQTIAQARAQLEAAGFAVASNVPPFLEGAVVASVQSPAAGEKVARGSEVTVNFQP; encoded by the coding sequence ATGATCGGCCGTCTCATCGACGGCCGGTATCAGGTGCGCTCGCGCATCGCGCGCGGCGGCATGGCGACCGTGTACCTCGCGACCGACCTCCGCCTCGAGCGGCGCGTCGCGATCAAGGTGATGCACGGACACCTCGCCGACGACAACACGTTCAAGACGCGATTCGTCCAGGAGGCGCGCTCCGCGGCGCGCCTGGCGCACCCGAACGTCGTGAACGTCTTCGACCAGGGCCAGGACGCCGACATGGCGTACCTCGTCATGGAGTACCTGCCCGGCATCACGCTGCGCGACCTCCTCAAGGACTACAAGCGCCTCACGCCCGAGCAGACCGTCGACATCCTCGATGCGGTGCTCGCCGGTCTCGCCGCAGCGCACAAGGCCGGCATCGTGCACCGAGACCTCAAGCCCGAGAACGTGCTCCTCGCCGACGACGGGCGCATCAAGCTCGGCGACTTCGGGCTCGCGCGTGCGGCGAGCGCCAACACGGCGACCGGGCAGGCGCTGCTCGGCACGATCGCATACCTCTCCCCCGAGCTCGTGACGCGGGGCGTGGCAGATGCGCGCAGCGACATCTACGCGCTGGGCATCATGGCGTACGAGATGCTCACCGGCGAGCAGCCGTACGTCGGCGAGGCGCCCATGCAGATCGCATACCAGCACGCGAACGAGTCCGTGCCCGCTCCGAGCACACGCACCCCCTCGGTGCCCGCCGAACTCGACGAGATCGTGCTGTGGGCGACGTCGCGCGATCCCGATGAGCGCCCGGCCGACGCGCGCATCATGCTCGAACGGCTCCGCGAACTCGAGCCGGCGCTCCGGGCGGCCCATCCGCGGACGGCCGCCGGAGACACCGCGGTCATCGGCGCGATCGACGCGGCACCGACGGCCGAGACGCGTGTGCTGGCCTCGACCGGCCGCCTCGTCGCCCCGGCAGGGACCGCGGTCGACGATGGCGGCGACACGGGCGACGCGGTGACGCTCGCGCGCACGTCGAGCGCCCGGCGCCGACGCGGCTATTGGCTGCTCGCACTCGTGCTGCTCCTGACCGGCCTCGCAGCGGGCACCGGATGGTACTTCGGCGCCGGACCGGGGTCGCTCGCGACCGTGCCCGACACGACCGGAATGCTGCCCGACACCGCGACGCAGGTGCTCCAGGAGGCGGGATTCGAGGTCGAGCCCGCCGAGCGCAACGACCCGCTGATCCCCGCAGGCCAGGTCTCCGGCACCGACCCCGAGGACGGCGCACTCGCCCGCCGCGGGTCGACCGTACAGCTCTTCGTCTCGCTGGGCCCGCAGATCCTCGACGTGCCGCAGGTCGTCGGCCTGCCCGAGGCCGACGCACGCACGGCCCTCGAGGCGTTCGCCGTCGCGGAGGACTCAGCGAAGCAGTTCTCGGCCGACGTCGCGGCCGGCGCGGTGATCGCCGTGCTCGACGGCGACGGCGCACCGATCCCCGCGACCTACCCCGAGCGCGGGGCCATCACGCTCGTCGTCTCGGTCGGGCCCGTCCCGCCGGTAGAGGGGCTCGCGGTGGGCGAGGCCGAGACGCGCCTGAAGGACGCCGGACTCGTCGTCGAGTACGCCGATCCCCAGTTCAGCAACGAGGTCGCGATCGACGTGGTGATCACGGCCGACTGGCTCGACGACCCGATGAACCCGGGCGACACCGTGCGCCTCACCGTCTCGAAGGGCCCCGATCTCATCGAGGTCCCGAACGTGGTCACTGGCCAGACCATCGCGCAGGCTCGTGCGCAGCTCGAGGCGGCCGGTTTCGCGGTCGCGTCGAACGTGCCGCCGTTCCTCGAGGGCGCAGTGGTCGCCTCAGTGCAGAGCCCGGCTGCCGGCGAGAAGGTCGCCCGTGGCAGCGAGGTCACGGTCAACTTCCAGCCGTAG